One Polynucleobacter sp. MG-5-Ahmo-C2 genomic window carries:
- the gltX gene encoding glutamate--tRNA ligase has protein sequence MRFMHIRTRFAPSPTGFIHLGNLRSALYPWAFARHNKGDFILRIEDTDLERSTQEAVDVIIEGMSWLGLDLDEGPIYQMQRIDRYRAVVKQMLDAGLAYPCYMSEEELNKLRDQQMANKEKPRYNGLWRPEPGKTLPTIPEAVQPVIRFKNPIGGSVIWDDAVKGKIEISNDELDDLVIARPDGTPTYNFCVVVDDLDMKITHVIRGDDHVNNTPRQINIMTALGGIPPIYAHLPTVLNDSGEKMSKRNGAMSVRDYQKAGYLPEAILNYLARLGWSHGDAEIFTKEQFVDWFDLESLGRSPAQHNPEKLLWLNHQYIQNADPTQLAEVTKPFAHQLGIDTENGPNFIQVVGLLKDRANTLIEIAEGAKLFYLPAPMHSAEQIAANIPESIVPALKDLIEAIKNAEPTKEAYGAAFKQVLAVHQLKMPALAMPVRYALFATTQTPAIDSVLVVLGKDEALKRLSKVVQ, from the coding sequence ATGCGCTTTATGCATATTCGTACACGTTTCGCCCCCAGTCCAACGGGCTTTATTCATTTGGGCAATCTACGCAGCGCTCTCTACCCTTGGGCATTTGCACGTCACAATAAAGGTGATTTCATTCTTCGGATTGAAGATACCGATTTGGAGCGCTCTACTCAGGAAGCGGTAGATGTGATCATTGAAGGGATGTCCTGGTTAGGGCTTGATTTAGATGAGGGTCCAATCTATCAGATGCAGCGGATTGATCGCTATCGTGCAGTCGTCAAACAAATGCTGGATGCAGGACTGGCCTATCCCTGCTATATGTCGGAAGAGGAGTTAAATAAACTCCGTGACCAACAAATGGCCAATAAAGAAAAGCCGCGTTACAACGGTTTGTGGAGACCGGAACCCGGAAAAACTTTGCCGACGATTCCTGAAGCTGTGCAGCCAGTCATTCGCTTTAAGAATCCTATTGGCGGATCTGTCATCTGGGATGATGCCGTGAAGGGCAAGATTGAAATTAGCAATGATGAGCTTGATGATCTTGTAATTGCTCGCCCAGACGGCACACCAACGTACAACTTTTGCGTCGTAGTAGATGACTTGGATATGAAGATTACTCATGTCATTCGTGGTGATGATCATGTAAATAACACCCCTCGTCAGATTAATATCATGACGGCCTTAGGTGGCATTCCTCCGATCTATGCTCATCTACCCACGGTTCTAAATGATTCTGGTGAGAAGATGAGCAAGCGTAATGGCGCCATGAGTGTGCGCGATTATCAAAAGGCAGGGTATTTGCCGGAGGCAATTCTGAATTATCTGGCGCGCTTAGGTTGGTCACACGGTGATGCAGAAATATTTACAAAAGAACAATTTGTAGATTGGTTTGATTTAGAGAGCTTGGGTCGCTCACCAGCACAACACAATCCTGAAAAATTACTCTGGTTAAATCATCAATATATTCAGAATGCAGATCCCACTCAATTGGCTGAAGTGACTAAACCCTTTGCACATCAGCTTGGTATCGATACTGAAAATGGACCAAACTTTATTCAAGTTGTTGGACTATTAAAAGATCGTGCTAATACCTTGATTGAGATTGCGGAAGGGGCTAAGCTGTTTTACTTGCCAGCACCGATGCATAGTGCAGAACAGATAGCCGCAAATATTCCGGAATCGATTGTCCCTGCACTAAAAGATTTAATTGAAGCAATCAAGAATGCGGAACCTACAAAAGAAGCTTACGGAGCGGCATTTAAGCAAGTTCTAGCCGTGCATCAACTTAAGATGCCAGCCTTAGCTATGCCCGTTCGTTATGCCTTATTTGCTACAACTCAGACTCCAGCAATAGATTCTGTATTGGTGGTATTGGGTAAGGATGAAGCTCTCAAGAGGCTCTCCAAGGTGGTCCAGTAG
- the eno gene encoding phosphopyruvate hydratase, translating to MSAIVDIIGREVLDSRGNPTVECDVLLESGVMGRAAVPSGASTGSREAIELRDGDQSRYLGKGVLNAVQNINVEIAETILGLDATEQAFLDRTLIELDGTHNKARLGANATLAVSMAVARAAAEEAGLPLYRYFGGSGGMQLPVPMMNIVNGGAHANNSLDIQEFMIMPVGAENFRDALRCGAEIFHELKKIIGAQGMPTTVGDEGGFAPNFKSNHECLQTIMKAIEGAGYQAGDDVLLALDCAASEFYKDGKYHLSGEGLQLTSSEFSDYLGNLADQFPIVSIEDGMHEGDWDGWADITKKLGKKIQLVGDDLFVTNTRILKEGIEKGIANSILIKINQIGTLTETFAAIEMAKRANYTAVISHRSGETEDSTIADIAVGTNAGQIKTGSLSRSDRIAKYNQLLRIEEDLGDVATYPGKSVFYNLKR from the coding sequence ATGAGCGCCATTGTTGACATCATCGGTAGAGAAGTTTTAGATTCACGCGGCAACCCAACAGTAGAGTGCGATGTATTACTGGAGTCTGGCGTCATGGGGCGTGCTGCCGTTCCATCTGGAGCTTCCACGGGTTCACGTGAAGCAATCGAATTGCGTGATGGTGATCAGTCTCGTTATTTGGGTAAAGGCGTTTTGAATGCTGTTCAAAACATTAATGTTGAAATTGCAGAAACTATTCTCGGTTTAGATGCAACAGAGCAAGCTTTCTTGGACCGCACCCTGATCGAATTAGATGGCACTCATAACAAAGCGCGTCTTGGCGCAAACGCAACCTTAGCTGTTTCTATGGCTGTTGCAAGAGCGGCCGCTGAAGAAGCTGGCTTACCTTTGTACCGTTATTTTGGTGGCTCAGGTGGCATGCAATTACCGGTGCCCATGATGAATATCGTCAATGGTGGCGCACATGCCAATAACAGTTTAGACATTCAAGAATTCATGATCATGCCGGTTGGTGCGGAAAATTTCCGTGACGCCTTGCGTTGTGGAGCTGAAATTTTCCATGAACTTAAGAAAATCATTGGCGCTCAAGGCATGCCGACTACTGTAGGTGACGAAGGTGGCTTTGCCCCGAACTTCAAAAGTAACCATGAGTGCTTGCAAACCATCATGAAAGCAATTGAGGGTGCTGGCTACCAAGCGGGTGATGATGTTTTATTGGCCCTAGATTGCGCTGCTAGTGAGTTTTACAAAGACGGCAAATACCATCTTTCAGGCGAAGGCTTACAGCTCACCTCTAGTGAGTTCTCTGATTATCTTGGTAACTTGGCAGATCAATTTCCGATCGTATCGATTGAAGACGGTATGCATGAGGGCGACTGGGATGGTTGGGCTGATATCACCAAGAAGCTTGGTAAGAAGATTCAATTGGTGGGCGATGATCTCTTCGTTACCAATACTCGCATCCTGAAAGAAGGCATTGAGAAAGGTATTGCCAACTCCATCTTGATTAAGATTAACCAGATTGGCACCTTGACAGAAACGTTTGCCGCGATTGAGATGGCCAAACGCGCTAATTACACTGCGGTCATTTCTCATCGCTCTGGTGAAACTGAAGATAGCACTATTGCTGATATCGCTGTTGGCACAAATGCTGGCCAGATTAAGACAGGCTCCTTATCTCGCTCTGATCGCATTGCCAAATACAACCAACTCTTGCGAATCGAGGAAGACTTGGGTGATGTCGCAACCTATCCAGGCAAATCTGTTTTCTATAACTTGAAACGCTAA
- a CDS encoding Hsp33 family molecular chaperone HslO, with amino-acid sequence MNELLVFVCDGAPVRGEIVSISTAWQAVLERRNDPPVVRRILGDFVGAATLLSASLKFDGTLIIQAQSKGPIQLLVVECKSDLSMRATVKLSVDPSEISPNATLGDLLDARNSGRLVITLDPSEREPGQPPYQGIVALQQHRGGQLTPVASAAEAIGLYMQNSEQLETRIWLTSNDSNIGGLLLQRMPDSGGHTHLDPQTAAEGWTRIQTLGETITDEELITLPPETILRRLFLEESTENGVRSFPPRKIRFSCRCSRNKVADVLRMLGEEEVQGILEEQGIVETICEFCAKPYRFDAVDCLQVFKTDLLSDATRPPSSGH; translated from the coding sequence ATGAATGAATTACTTGTATTTGTCTGTGATGGGGCCCCAGTTCGCGGGGAAATTGTGTCCATCAGCACTGCGTGGCAGGCTGTTTTAGAGCGTCGTAATGATCCGCCGGTAGTACGACGCATTCTAGGTGATTTTGTTGGTGCAGCCACCCTTCTGAGCGCTAGCCTCAAGTTTGATGGCACATTGATTATTCAGGCACAAAGTAAAGGCCCGATTCAGCTACTCGTTGTCGAATGTAAGTCCGATCTATCGATGAGAGCCACCGTCAAGCTATCAGTCGATCCCTCAGAAATATCTCCAAATGCGACTCTTGGAGATCTGCTCGATGCAAGGAACTCTGGCAGGCTTGTGATTACCCTAGACCCTTCGGAGCGAGAGCCCGGCCAACCACCCTACCAAGGCATTGTTGCGCTCCAACAGCATCGCGGTGGTCAGCTCACGCCAGTAGCTAGCGCGGCAGAGGCTATCGGTCTATACATGCAAAATTCTGAACAGCTAGAAACCAGAATTTGGCTAACTTCAAATGATTCAAATATAGGCGGACTCTTGTTGCAACGCATGCCAGATTCTGGTGGCCATACACACCTTGATCCACAAACAGCTGCCGAGGGCTGGACTCGTATACAGACTTTGGGTGAAACGATCACCGACGAGGAGTTGATAACGCTTCCACCTGAAACTATCTTGAGGCGCTTGTTTTTAGAGGAATCCACTGAGAATGGCGTTCGCAGCTTCCCCCCAAGAAAGATTCGCTTTTCTTGTCGTTGCTCGCGCAACAAAGTTGCCGATGTCTTGAGAATGCTTGGGGAGGAAGAGGTACAAGGGATACTGGAAGAGCAAGGGATAGTAGAGACAATTTGTGAGTTTTGCGCCAAGCCCTATCGGTTCGATGCCGTGGACTGTTTGCAAGTATTCAAAACGGATTTACTCAGCGATGCCACAAGACCGCCATCTAGCGGCCATTAG
- the hyi gene encoding hydroxypyruvate isomerase, producing MPQFAANLTMLFTEAPFLERFERASQAGFKAVEFLFPYPYSAAEIKQKLDQHNLRLVLHNLPAGDWDAGERGIACHPDRAEEFRLGVAKAIEYAKVLGVAQLNCLAGKVPAGADQKLFHDTFVANLKYASAELKKSNLKLLIEPINTFDIPGFFLNTTQQALDIIKEVSSDNLFVQYDIYHAQRMEGELSNTIEKNLKQIAHIQLADNPGRNEPGTGEINYAYLFKFLDKIGYSGWIGCEYKPATTTEAGLAWIQKLNS from the coding sequence ATGCCTCAATTTGCTGCAAATTTGACAATGTTATTTACAGAAGCGCCTTTCTTGGAGCGCTTTGAGCGCGCCTCTCAAGCGGGATTTAAGGCGGTTGAATTTCTGTTCCCATATCCATATTCAGCTGCTGAAATTAAACAGAAGTTAGATCAGCACAACTTAAGGCTAGTCCTTCATAATTTGCCGGCTGGTGATTGGGATGCCGGGGAGCGTGGAATAGCTTGTCATCCAGACCGAGCTGAAGAGTTCCGTTTGGGGGTTGCAAAAGCGATCGAATATGCCAAGGTTCTAGGCGTTGCGCAATTGAATTGTTTGGCAGGCAAAGTTCCTGCAGGTGCAGATCAAAAATTATTTCATGACACTTTTGTGGCTAATTTGAAATATGCGTCCGCTGAGTTAAAAAAATCCAATTTAAAGCTACTTATTGAGCCAATTAATACATTTGATATTCCTGGATTCTTTTTAAATACAACACAGCAGGCGCTAGATATTATTAAAGAGGTTTCCTCTGATAATCTCTTTGTGCAATACGATATCTACCATGCCCAGCGTATGGAGGGTGAATTGTCCAATACTATCGAAAAGAATCTCAAGCAGATCGCCCATATTCAGCTAGCTGATAATCCCGGCCGCAATGAGCCTGGCACTGGTGAAATTAACTATGCCTATCTTTTCAAATTCCTTGACAAGATTGGCTACTCAGGTTGGATTGGTTGTGAATATAAACCTGCGACTACGACAGAAGCAGGTTTAGCTTGGATTCAGAAATTAAATTCATAA
- a CDS encoding DUF4118 domain-containing protein has translation MKHTPSKESMKHNLNAYRWCPNKGQGYLNACVGVFFAFCIRLSLQPHIEEALPLFFFQINTIVIAFFFGVGPALLTLVLSIPLISYFFMAPYMSFSVVDSRDITTLIVYITYTLLVSFLVEWLRREQYNAKMAILVSESRFKLMVEGDTKIRELLKNSPPQT, from the coding sequence ATGAAGCATACACCGTCCAAGGAATCCATGAAACACAATCTTAATGCTTATCGGTGGTGTCCCAATAAGGGGCAGGGCTACTTAAATGCGTGCGTCGGTGTATTTTTTGCTTTTTGCATTCGCTTAAGCCTTCAGCCACATATCGAGGAGGCGCTACCTTTGTTTTTCTTTCAGATCAATACGATTGTGATTGCCTTCTTTTTTGGGGTTGGTCCAGCATTACTCACTTTGGTGTTAAGCATCCCATTAATTTCCTATTTTTTTATGGCACCTTATATGAGCTTTAGTGTTGTTGATTCCAGGGATATAACAACACTAATTGTTTATATAACCTACACATTACTTGTAAGCTTTTTGGTTGAGTGGTTGCGTCGCGAACAGTACAACGCAAAGATGGCTATTTTAGTAAGCGAATCTCGTTTCAAGCTGATGGTCGAAGGTGACACCAAAATACGAGAGCTGCTTAAAAATTCCCCCCCACAAACCTGA
- the ftsB gene encoding cell division protein FtsB: MRIVIYSMLVLLIAIQYPLWLGKGGWLKVYEMERQVELQEAKNSLMALRNAKLAGDVKDLKDGTRAIEERARAEHGLIKEGEFFVQILPADKANTPAAMKQ, translated from the coding sequence ATGCGGATTGTCATCTACTCGATGCTGGTATTGCTCATCGCAATTCAGTACCCCCTGTGGCTAGGAAAGGGTGGATGGCTAAAGGTTTACGAGATGGAGAGACAGGTAGAGCTTCAGGAGGCTAAAAATAGTCTCATGGCTCTTCGTAATGCAAAGTTAGCGGGCGACGTTAAGGATTTAAAGGATGGTACGCGCGCTATTGAGGAGCGCGCTAGAGCTGAGCATGGTTTGATTAAAGAGGGTGAGTTTTTTGTGCAAATCTTGCCTGCAGATAAAGCGAACACACCCGCTGCTATGAAACAATAA
- the kdsA gene encoding 3-deoxy-8-phosphooctulonate synthase, whose product MSPFKLCGFNVGLDQRFFLIAGTCVIESEQSAIDVAGHLKEITSALNIPFIYKSSFDKANRSSGTSFRGLGMEKGLEILAKVKKEVGVPILTDVHDINEIEVVSKVVDVIQTPAFLCRQTDFIRACAQSGKPVNFKKGQFLSPHEMLNVIEKARAAAKEVNVPDQFMVCERGASFGYNNLVSDMRSLAILREANAPVVFDATHSVQLPGGQGTASGGQREFVPVLARAAVAVGISGLFMETHPDPSKALSDGPNAVPLHRMRELLESLLAIDTVVKSNGPFLENSFQ is encoded by the coding sequence CCTGCGTCATTGAGTCCGAACAGTCGGCCATTGATGTTGCTGGGCATTTGAAAGAAATCACCAGCGCTTTGAACATCCCGTTTATCTATAAATCTTCCTTTGATAAGGCTAACCGTTCTTCTGGAACTTCGTTTCGTGGTTTAGGTATGGAGAAGGGCCTAGAAATATTGGCTAAGGTTAAAAAAGAAGTGGGTGTTCCGATTTTGACTGATGTTCACGATATTAACGAGATCGAAGTAGTGTCTAAGGTTGTTGATGTGATTCAGACCCCTGCCTTTTTATGCAGACAGACCGATTTCATTCGTGCTTGCGCTCAAAGTGGTAAGCCAGTCAATTTTAAAAAGGGGCAGTTCCTATCCCCACATGAAATGCTCAATGTTATTGAGAAGGCGCGAGCAGCAGCCAAAGAAGTAAATGTTCCGGATCAATTTATGGTTTGTGAGCGTGGTGCCTCATTCGGCTATAACAATCTAGTTTCTGATATGCGCAGCTTGGCCATATTGCGCGAGGCGAATGCACCCGTTGTTTTTGATGCTACCCATTCTGTTCAACTACCGGGTGGCCAAGGGACAGCAAGCGGTGGGCAACGTGAGTTTGTGCCAGTATTGGCGCGTGCCGCGGTTGCTGTTGGTATTAGTGGTCTTTTTATGGAAACTCACCCAGATCCATCTAAAGCCTTATCTGACGGCCCTAATGCAGTTCCGTTACATCGCATGAGGGAGTTGCTAGAGTCATTGCTTGCGATTGATACAGTAGTCAAATCTAACGGTCCATTTTTAGAAAATAGCTTTCAGTAA
- a CDS encoding carboxylesterase encodes MPHRNEIGATSDSITILLPGLNGGGLELGQLPSFLSTNGFNTVVPEIKGYLYGSPADNYEEWLSQVHNCIDDHKLQYKTINLAGISMGATFALAIATQRSDISSIALYSPVLRYDGWSVPWYRFLLNIAYSLGIRNWEYSEREPFGIKNLELRRRIRDKFKSHELSEVGAPLITARHLYEANKLMAYTTKNLNLINSRLLLIQSVEDDTCSVWSAEKILSKVKSDLRRTIWLGNSYHIVTIDNEREIVLNETLRFLARVKGGNLGIDNYYLDMSPKALRTRTL; translated from the coding sequence ATGCCCCATAGAAATGAAATAGGCGCCACAAGCGACAGCATCACCATTTTACTTCCAGGTTTGAATGGTGGTGGACTTGAATTAGGCCAACTTCCCAGCTTTCTAAGTACTAACGGATTTAATACCGTGGTTCCTGAAATCAAGGGTTACCTTTATGGAAGTCCTGCAGATAACTACGAAGAGTGGCTTAGCCAAGTTCACAATTGCATAGACGATCACAAGCTTCAATATAAAACCATCAATTTAGCAGGCATCAGTATGGGCGCTACCTTCGCACTTGCGATTGCCACACAAAGGTCTGATATTTCTTCAATTGCGCTCTATTCACCGGTATTGCGTTATGACGGTTGGTCTGTGCCGTGGTATCGATTTCTACTCAATATTGCATACAGCCTGGGAATCCGAAATTGGGAGTATTCGGAGAGAGAGCCTTTTGGCATCAAAAATCTCGAGCTACGACGCCGCATTCGTGACAAATTTAAGTCCCATGAATTATCTGAGGTAGGCGCACCACTGATCACCGCAAGGCATTTGTATGAAGCCAATAAGCTCATGGCTTACACCACAAAAAATCTGAATTTAATTAACTCTAGACTCCTATTAATACAGTCCGTTGAGGATGACACATGTTCGGTATGGTCTGCAGAAAAGATATTATCTAAAGTCAAATCAGATCTTCGTAGAACAATTTGGCTGGGCAATAGCTATCACATAGTCACCATTGATAACGAGAGAGAAATCGTATTGAACGAGACTTTACGATTCTTAGCTAGAGTTAAGGGTGGAAATCTTGGTATAGATAATTACTATTTAGACATGAGCCCCAAGGCACTTCGCACGCGCACACTGTAA